In Rhodanobacter humi, the following are encoded in one genomic region:
- a CDS encoding lysoplasmalogenase, whose amino-acid sequence MSEAHGAPASPRLATATLLAACAAIAGALLAVHSPDWLWLHWFAKPLATAVIFALAWRARPVVSTRYRRFVLAGIACSLAGDVFLMLPGDLFVPGLLAFLVGHACFIAALLGDSRFARPAWPLLACLAYGAVNLVLLWSAIAAPLRVPVIVYVAVLCSMGGQAVARAWRGDASARLAARGALVFMLSDSVLAWDRFRGPVPLASLWVLAAYYLALWWIARSVQGVPVEREAA is encoded by the coding sequence ATGAGTGAGGCGCATGGCGCACCGGCTTCGCCCAGGCTTGCCACGGCCACGCTGCTTGCCGCGTGTGCCGCGATCGCCGGTGCGCTGCTGGCTGTGCACTCCCCCGATTGGCTGTGGCTGCACTGGTTCGCCAAGCCGCTGGCCACCGCAGTGATCTTCGCGCTGGCCTGGCGCGCGCGGCCCGTGGTGTCGACGCGCTATCGGCGCTTCGTGCTGGCCGGCATCGCCTGCTCGCTCGCGGGCGACGTGTTCCTGATGCTGCCGGGCGATCTGTTCGTGCCGGGGCTGCTGGCGTTTCTTGTCGGGCACGCGTGCTTCATCGCGGCCTTGCTCGGCGACAGCCGCTTCGCCAGGCCGGCGTGGCCGCTGCTCGCCTGCCTGGCGTATGGCGCGGTGAATCTCGTCCTGCTGTGGAGCGCGATCGCAGCACCGCTGCGCGTGCCGGTGATCGTCTACGTCGCGGTGTTGTGCAGCATGGGCGGGCAGGCGGTGGCGCGCGCGTGGCGCGGCGACGCCTCGGCGCGGCTGGCGGCGCGCGGCGCGCTGGTGTTCATGCTGAGCGACAGCGTGCTGGCCTGGGACCGCTTCCGCGGCCCCGTGCCGCTGGCCAGCCTGTGGGTGCTGGCGGCGTATTATCTGGCGTTGTGGTGGATCGCCCGCTCGGTGCAGGGCGTACCGGTCGAACGCGAGGCGGCATGA
- a CDS encoding sulfatase-like hydrolase/transferase, giving the protein MVRFPSRFTRNGVVRVLAALAFAGCAWATVWPEPQPLQKLFVLVLMLLVAGALLCATLRLAFSLLLGGGLFFALRFISGLKETYLETALMPADFVYYARSSLIATLRHYPHLYLLAAGVLLLVPLQLALAWRLDRPLSARRRGWRAAAWRAGGVLLCAVAFRVCLLPAGPFATLHNRDVWDKLSDDAQLTNFFININDGGVTMPAMSDDATAQRAWAATASAVEKQARPGTRAAPYPDIVQVLEESTFDPANFTACAVPGCKFAMFQPDARTRGTGLLRTHTWGGGTWVSEFAVHTGLPQDIFGAGGMYAPFVLAPHVHDTLPDLLRRLGYLTIAIYPTNSEFLNGRDAYRSYGFDHLYGAEELGLDEWEETDAQMFAAAKRVYDKVKKPGQPVFVMILTINQHGPHDDNPMAKLPSPWRNMVQGLSGKDESALDFDTYLWRLHDSDVAMQGLERDFLDRGEPTVLVHFGDHQPSFDGLIRPLKRTLPPALQPERDFLTYYMIKSNFAGPPLSSYPALDIAFLPTMVLQAAGLPEDAYFAAATELRKRCQGRFDDCPDKALLASYYAWIFRRLHVYE; this is encoded by the coding sequence ATGGTTCGGTTTCCGTCGCGTTTCACGCGCAATGGCGTGGTGCGGGTGCTTGCCGCGTTGGCTTTCGCGGGCTGCGCCTGGGCGACGGTGTGGCCGGAGCCGCAGCCGCTGCAGAAGTTGTTCGTGCTGGTGCTGATGCTGCTCGTCGCCGGCGCGCTGCTGTGCGCCACCTTGCGCCTCGCCTTTTCGCTGCTGCTGGGCGGCGGGCTGTTCTTCGCGCTGCGCTTCATCTCCGGCCTCAAGGAGACCTATCTCGAAACGGCGCTGATGCCGGCGGATTTCGTCTACTACGCGCGCTCCAGCCTGATCGCCACGCTGCGCCATTATCCGCACCTGTATCTGCTGGCCGCCGGCGTGCTGCTGCTGGTGCCGTTGCAGCTGGCGCTGGCGTGGCGGCTGGACCGGCCGTTGTCCGCGCGGCGGCGCGGCTGGCGCGCGGCGGCTTGGCGCGCCGGCGGCGTGCTGCTGTGCGCGGTGGCGTTCCGCGTGTGCCTGCTGCCGGCGGGGCCGTTCGCCACGCTGCACAACCGCGACGTGTGGGACAAGCTTTCCGACGACGCCCAACTCACCAACTTCTTCATCAACATCAACGACGGCGGCGTGACCATGCCGGCGATGTCGGACGACGCCACGGCGCAGCGCGCGTGGGCAGCCACCGCGAGTGCCGTCGAAAAGCAGGCCAGGCCCGGCACGCGGGCGGCGCCGTATCCGGACATCGTGCAGGTGCTGGAGGAGAGCACCTTCGATCCCGCGAACTTCACGGCCTGCGCGGTGCCGGGCTGCAAGTTCGCGATGTTCCAGCCGGATGCGCGCACGCGCGGCACCGGCCTGTTGCGCACGCACACCTGGGGCGGCGGCACCTGGGTCAGCGAGTTCGCCGTGCACACCGGCTTGCCCCAGGACATCTTCGGCGCCGGCGGCATGTACGCACCGTTCGTGCTGGCGCCGCACGTGCACGACACGCTGCCCGACCTGCTGCGCCGCCTGGGCTACCTCACCATCGCGATCTATCCCACCAACAGCGAATTCCTCAACGGCCGCGATGCGTACCGATCCTACGGCTTCGACCATCTTTACGGCGCGGAAGAGCTGGGCCTGGACGAGTGGGAGGAAACCGATGCACAGATGTTCGCCGCCGCGAAGCGCGTGTACGACAAGGTGAAGAAGCCGGGCCAGCCGGTGTTCGTGATGATCCTCACGATCAACCAGCACGGTCCGCACGACGACAACCCGATGGCGAAGCTGCCGTCGCCGTGGCGCAACATGGTGCAGGGGTTGTCCGGCAAGGACGAGAGCGCACTGGATTTCGACACCTACCTGTGGCGCCTGCACGATTCCGACGTGGCGATGCAGGGTCTGGAGCGCGATTTCCTCGACCGCGGCGAACCCACCGTGCTGGTGCACTTCGGCGACCACCAGCCGTCCTTCGACGGCCTGATCCGCCCGCTCAAGCGCACGCTGCCGCCCGCGCTGCAGCCGGAGCGCGATTTCCTCACCTACTACATGATCAAGAGCAACTTCGCCGGGCCGCCGCTGTCGAGTTATCCCGCGCTCGACATCGCCTTCCTGCCGACCATGGTGCTGCAGGCCGCCGGCCTGCCCGAAGACGCCTACTTCGCCGCCGCCACCGAATTGCGCAAGCGTTGCCAGGGGCGTTTCGACGACTGCCCGGACAAGGCGCTGCTGGCGTCCTACTACGCGTGGATCTTCCGGCGGCTGCACGTATATGAGTGA
- a CDS encoding efflux RND transporter permease subunit, with translation MNISGAFIRRPIGTSLLAMGVFVAGLICYLLLGVSALPNMQFPAIFVQASQAGADASTMASTVAAPLERHLGQVPGIEMMRSSSSEGSTFVFMMFNGGVNLDSAARDVQAAINAAMPDLPTGLNGTPSYQKANPNDDPIIAIALTSTTQSAAQLYNVADTLLAQRLRQLKGVSSVDIAGAATPAIRVDVNLRALNAMGISPDDLRNALVAANVTSPEGFLSNGKTTMAISATAQLHTADEFANLVIAMKNGTPVRLSDVAHVYAGTQDAYQAASFQGRPAILMYVYKKSDANVIATVDAVRAQLPLLRNYLQPGTVMTPFFDGTPTIRASLHEVQATLLISLAMVVLTMALFLRRLAPTLIAALAVPLSLAGGFVAMYILGYTLNNLTLLALVIAIGFVVDDAIVVIENIIRHIDAGMTRMEATLAGAKEIGFTIVSITASLIAVFIPLLFAGGYTGMFMHDFAVTLVSAIVMSALVSLTLTPALCGRFLNGHDHHAEPSRLGRALDRFHAGMLAVYSRALAFSLRHALAFSLTPLALIAATFFLFGVVKSGMFPPQDTGLIWGRASSSATVSFGQSEQRLQRLIDMLLADPDVATVGTRLGSSRQGTSGSFNIDLKTRAEGRKDDTFAVLARLSAKAAKYPDLNLRLRPLQDLPSASGGGTSQGAQYQVGLQGNDLATLELWLPRLVAELKKNPKLQDVGSDVDEGGLRQNIVIDRATAARLGVSIGAIDGALYDAFGQRQVSTIYSDINQYKVVVNALPNQTATPDSLNQVYVRSSAGKMVPLTAIAKQVPGLAPSSITHENQYTTMDLSFNLAPGVSMGEAMAIIQATVTNMRMPGDIKLNLGGDFRRFRDMQGGMGWLILAAVLTVYIVLGMLYESLIHPVTILSTLPAAGMGALMALWLTNTELSVVAQIALVLLIGIVKKNAIMMIDFALVAEREHGKSPLEAAHEACLVRFRPIMMTTMVAILAALPIAIGLGEGSELRRPLGIALIGGLLISQSLTLLSTPALYVVFSCLGARWKAWRARRAEKRRGRHVEPVRLPG, from the coding sequence ATGAACATCTCCGGCGCCTTCATCCGCCGCCCGATCGGCACCTCGCTGCTGGCCATGGGCGTGTTCGTGGCCGGCCTGATCTGCTACCTGCTGCTGGGCGTGTCGGCACTGCCGAACATGCAGTTCCCCGCGATCTTCGTGCAGGCCAGCCAGGCCGGCGCGGATGCCTCGACCATGGCTTCCACCGTGGCCGCGCCGCTGGAGCGCCACCTGGGCCAGGTGCCGGGCATCGAGATGATGCGCTCGTCCAGTTCCGAGGGCAGCACCTTCGTCTTCATGATGTTCAACGGCGGCGTGAACCTGGATTCCGCCGCGCGCGACGTGCAGGCCGCGATCAACGCCGCGATGCCCGACCTGCCCACCGGCTTGAACGGCACGCCCAGCTACCAGAAGGCCAATCCCAACGACGATCCGATCATCGCGATCGCGCTGACCTCGACCACGCAGTCGGCGGCGCAGCTGTACAACGTGGCCGACACGCTGCTGGCGCAGCGCCTGCGCCAGCTGAAGGGCGTTTCCTCGGTGGACATCGCCGGCGCCGCCACGCCGGCGATCCGCGTCGACGTGAACCTGCGCGCGCTGAATGCCATGGGCATCTCGCCGGACGACCTGCGCAACGCGCTGGTGGCCGCCAACGTCACCTCGCCGGAGGGCTTCCTGTCCAACGGCAAGACCACCATGGCGATCAGCGCCACCGCCCAGCTGCACACCGCCGACGAGTTCGCGAACCTGGTGATCGCGATGAAGAACGGCACGCCGGTGCGCCTGTCCGACGTGGCGCACGTCTATGCCGGCACCCAGGACGCCTACCAGGCGGCCTCGTTCCAGGGCAGGCCTGCGATCCTGATGTACGTCTACAAGAAGTCCGACGCCAACGTGATCGCCACGGTGGATGCGGTGCGCGCCCAGCTGCCGTTGCTGCGCAACTACCTGCAGCCGGGCACGGTGATGACGCCGTTCTTCGACGGCACGCCGACGATCCGCGCCTCGCTGCACGAAGTGCAGGCCACGCTGCTGATCTCGCTGGCGATGGTGGTGCTGACGATGGCGCTGTTCCTGCGCCGGCTCGCGCCCACCCTGATCGCCGCGCTGGCGGTGCCGCTGTCGCTGGCCGGCGGCTTCGTCGCGATGTACATCCTCGGTTACACGCTGAACAACCTCACCCTGCTCGCCCTGGTGATCGCGATCGGCTTCGTGGTGGACGACGCGATCGTGGTGATCGAGAACATCATCCGCCACATCGACGCCGGCATGACGCGGATGGAGGCGACGCTGGCGGGCGCGAAGGAGATCGGCTTCACCATCGTCTCGATCACCGCCTCGCTGATCGCCGTGTTCATCCCGCTGCTGTTCGCCGGCGGCTACACCGGCATGTTCATGCACGATTTCGCGGTGACCCTGGTGTCGGCGATCGTGATGTCGGCGCTGGTCTCGCTGACCCTGACCCCGGCGCTGTGCGGACGCTTCCTCAACGGCCACGACCACCACGCCGAGCCGTCGCGGCTGGGCCGCGCGCTGGACCGCTTCCACGCCGGCATGCTGGCGGTCTACAGCCGTGCGCTGGCGTTCTCGCTGCGCCACGCGCTGGCGTTCTCGCTGACTCCGCTGGCGCTGATCGCGGCCACGTTCTTCCTGTTCGGGGTGGTCAAGAGCGGCATGTTCCCGCCGCAGGACACCGGCCTGATCTGGGGCCGTGCCAGCTCCAGCGCCACCGTCTCGTTCGGGCAGAGCGAGCAACGCCTGCAGCGGCTCATCGACATGCTGCTGGCCGACCCGGACGTGGCCACCGTGGGCACCCGGCTGGGCAGCAGCCGGCAGGGCACCAGCGGCTCGTTCAACATCGACCTGAAGACCCGCGCCGAGGGGCGCAAGGACGACACCTTCGCGGTGCTGGCGCGGCTCAGCGCCAAGGCGGCGAAGTACCCCGACCTCAACCTGCGCCTGCGCCCGCTGCAGGACCTGCCCAGCGCCAGCGGCGGCGGCACCAGCCAGGGCGCGCAATACCAGGTCGGACTGCAGGGCAACGACCTGGCCACGCTGGAACTGTGGCTGCCCAGGCTGGTGGCCGAGCTGAAGAAGAACCCCAAGCTGCAGGACGTGGGTAGCGACGTGGACGAGGGCGGCCTGCGCCAGAACATCGTGATCGACCGCGCCACCGCGGCGCGCCTCGGCGTGTCGATCGGCGCGATCGACGGCGCGCTGTACGACGCGTTCGGCCAGCGCCAAGTGTCCACCATCTACTCGGACATCAACCAGTACAAGGTGGTGGTGAACGCGCTGCCGAACCAGACCGCCACGCCGGACTCGCTGAACCAGGTCTACGTGCGTTCCAGCGCGGGCAAGATGGTGCCGCTCACCGCGATCGCGAAGCAGGTGCCGGGGCTGGCGCCCTCGTCGATCACCCACGAGAACCAGTACACCACGATGGATCTGAGCTTCAACCTCGCTCCCGGCGTGAGCATGGGCGAGGCGATGGCGATCATCCAGGCCACCGTGACGAACATGCGCATGCCGGGCGACATCAAGCTCAACCTCGGCGGCGACTTCCGCCGCTTCCGCGACATGCAGGGCGGCATGGGCTGGCTGATCCTGGCCGCCGTGCTCACCGTCTACATCGTGCTGGGCATGCTGTACGAGAGCCTGATCCACCCGGTGACGATCCTGTCCACCCTGCCGGCGGCGGGCATGGGCGCGCTGATGGCGCTGTGGCTCACCAATACGGAACTCTCGGTGGTGGCGCAGATCGCGCTGGTGCTGCTGATCGGCATCGTCAAGAAGAACGCGATCATGATGATCGACTTCGCCCTGGTCGCCGAGCGCGAGCACGGCAAGAGCCCGCTGGAAGCCGCGCACGAGGCCTGCCTGGTGCGCTTCCGTCCGATCATGATGACCACCATGGTGGCGATCCTCGCCGCGCTGCCGATCGCGATCGGCCTCGGCGAAGGCAGCGAACTGCGCCGCCCGCTCGGCATCGCGCTGATCGGCGGCCTGCTGATCTCGCAGAGCCTGACCCTGCTCTCGACGCCGGCGCTGTACGTGGTGTTCTCCTGCCTCGGTGCGCGCTGGAAAGCCTGGCGCGCGCGCCGCGCCGAAAAGCGTCGCGGTCGGCACGTGGAGCCGGTGCGGCTGCCGGGCTGA
- a CDS encoding efflux RND transporter permease subunit has protein sequence MGFSTLFIRRPIATSLLMVAILLLGILGYRQLPVSALPEIEAPSLVVTTQYPGASASTMAVLVTTPLERQLGQISGLTMMSSDSSAGLSTIILQFSMNRDIDVAAQDVQAAINQARGVLPSNLPYPPVYNRVNPADAPILTLSLQSDSRPLRDVNDYADSILAQKLSQVPGVGLVSIAGNVRPAVRVQMNPAQLSNLGLTLEDVRSALTQANVNAPKGTLNGKTQSYSIGTNDQLKDAAEYQNTIISYKNNAPVMLSDVAKVVDGVENDQLAAWANGKPAVLLDVRRQPGANIVQTVQQIRQILPELRAALPADVHLDVFADRTITIRASVEDVEFTLLLTIFLVVAVIFVFLRRLWATVIPSVAVPLSLLGTFGVMSFTSMSLDNLSLMALTVATGFVVDDAIVMIENIVRYIEQGKDGKEAAELGAKEIGFTVLSLTVSLIAVFLPLLLMPGVTGRLFHEFAWVLTIAVAISMLVSLTLTPMMCAYLLKPDQLPEGEDAHERHLAAGKRTVWSRTVGLYERTLDWVLDHQKLMIVVAAATVAFTVFLYIAIPKGLLPEQDTGMITGVVQADQNVAFPAMEQRTKAVAEALRKDPAVAGVAAFIGAGTINPTLNQGQLSIVLKDRGKRDGLDKILPRLQQAVAGIPGVALYLKPVQDVTLDSRVSATEYQYALSDTNTDELSKYANQMTQALRQRAELADVDNNLADQGNALKLTIDREKASRLGVPVQTIDDTLYDAFGQRQISTIFTQLNQYRVVMEVAPQFRTTTALLDQLSVRGNGNGALTGSTATSFGQLKSSNSATPSGIGNTGNVGFQIGGGGTIPLSSLVSAKVTSAPLVISHQQQLPAVTLSFNVAPGYSLSDAVSAIHQVEAQLAFPPTVRGEFIGKAAEFSNSLGDEVLLLLAAIVVIYIVLGVLYESYIHPLTIISTLPPAGVGALLALILFGMDLSVDGIVGIVLLIGIVKKNAIMMIDFAIEAQRKGMNARDAIHRACLLRFRPIMMTTAAAMLGALPLALGNGIGAELRRPLGVSIVGGLLLSQLVTLYTTPVIYLYMERFQDWLRARRERRLLARAQADGTAH, from the coding sequence ATGGGATTCTCGACGCTCTTCATCCGCCGCCCGATCGCCACCTCGCTGCTGATGGTGGCGATCCTGCTGCTCGGCATCCTGGGTTACCGCCAGCTGCCGGTGTCGGCGCTGCCAGAGATCGAGGCGCCCAGCCTGGTGGTGACCACCCAGTATCCGGGCGCCAGCGCCAGCACCATGGCGGTGCTGGTCACCACGCCGCTGGAGCGCCAGCTGGGGCAGATCTCCGGGCTCACCATGATGAGCTCGGACTCGTCCGCGGGCCTGTCCACGATCATCCTGCAGTTCTCGATGAACCGCGACATCGACGTGGCCGCGCAGGACGTGCAGGCCGCGATCAACCAGGCGCGCGGCGTGCTGCCCAGCAACCTGCCGTACCCGCCGGTGTACAACCGCGTGAACCCGGCCGACGCGCCGATCCTCACGCTGTCGCTGCAGTCCGACAGCCGGCCGCTGCGCGACGTCAACGACTACGCTGACTCGATCCTCGCGCAGAAGCTGTCGCAGGTGCCGGGCGTGGGCCTGGTCTCGATCGCCGGCAACGTGCGCCCCGCAGTGCGCGTGCAGATGAACCCGGCGCAGCTTTCCAACCTCGGCCTCACCCTGGAGGACGTGCGCAGCGCGCTCACCCAGGCCAACGTCAACGCGCCGAAGGGCACGCTGAACGGCAAGACGCAGAGCTACTCGATCGGCACCAACGACCAGCTGAAGGACGCCGCCGAGTACCAGAACACCATCATCAGCTACAAGAACAACGCGCCGGTGATGCTCTCCGACGTGGCCAAGGTGGTCGACGGCGTCGAGAACGACCAGCTCGCCGCGTGGGCGAACGGCAAGCCCGCGGTGCTGCTCGACGTCCGCCGCCAGCCCGGCGCGAACATCGTGCAGACCGTGCAGCAGATCCGCCAGATCCTGCCCGAGCTGCGTGCCGCGTTGCCGGCCGACGTGCACCTGGACGTGTTCGCCGACCGCACCATCACGATCCGCGCCTCGGTCGAGGACGTCGAGTTCACCCTGCTGCTGACCATCTTCCTGGTGGTGGCGGTGATCTTCGTGTTCCTGCGCCGGCTGTGGGCCACGGTGATCCCGTCCGTGGCGGTGCCGCTGTCGCTGCTCGGCACGTTCGGCGTGATGAGCTTCACCAGCATGTCGCTGGACAACCTCTCGCTGATGGCGCTCACCGTGGCCACCGGCTTCGTGGTGGACGATGCGATCGTGATGATCGAGAACATCGTGCGCTACATCGAGCAGGGCAAGGACGGCAAGGAGGCGGCCGAGCTGGGTGCGAAGGAGATCGGCTTCACCGTGCTGTCGCTGACCGTGTCGCTGATCGCGGTGTTCCTGCCGCTGCTGCTGATGCCCGGCGTCACCGGCCGCCTGTTCCACGAGTTCGCCTGGGTGCTGACCATCGCGGTGGCGATCTCGATGCTGGTGTCGCTGACGCTGACGCCGATGATGTGCGCCTACCTGCTGAAGCCCGACCAGCTGCCCGAGGGCGAGGACGCGCACGAGCGCCACCTCGCCGCCGGCAAGCGCACCGTGTGGTCGCGCACCGTGGGCTTGTACGAGCGCACGCTGGACTGGGTGCTCGACCACCAGAAGCTGATGATCGTGGTGGCGGCCGCCACGGTGGCGTTCACCGTGTTCCTGTACATCGCGATCCCCAAGGGCCTGCTGCCCGAGCAGGACACCGGCATGATCACCGGCGTGGTGCAGGCCGACCAGAACGTGGCGTTCCCGGCGATGGAGCAGCGCACCAAGGCGGTCGCCGAGGCGCTGCGCAAGGATCCGGCGGTGGCCGGCGTGGCGGCGTTCATCGGCGCCGGCACGATCAATCCCACGCTCAACCAGGGCCAGCTGTCGATCGTGCTGAAGGACCGCGGCAAGCGCGACGGGCTGGACAAGATCCTGCCGCGCCTGCAGCAGGCGGTGGCCGGCATTCCCGGCGTGGCGCTGTACCTCAAGCCGGTGCAGGACGTGACGCTGGACAGCCGCGTCTCCGCCACCGAGTACCAGTACGCGCTGTCCGACACCAACACCGACGAGCTGTCGAAGTACGCCAACCAGATGACCCAGGCGTTGCGCCAGCGGGCCGAGCTGGCCGACGTGGACAACAACCTCGCCGACCAGGGCAACGCGCTCAAGCTCACCATCGACCGCGAGAAGGCCAGCCGCCTCGGCGTGCCGGTGCAGACCATCGACGACACGCTGTACGACGCGTTCGGTCAGCGTCAGATCTCCACCATCTTCACCCAGCTCAACCAGTACCGCGTGGTGATGGAGGTGGCGCCGCAGTTCCGCACCACCACGGCGCTGCTCGACCAGCTCAGCGTGCGCGGCAACGGCAACGGCGCGCTGACCGGTTCGACCGCCACCAGCTTCGGCCAGCTGAAGTCCAGCAACTCGGCCACGCCGTCCGGCATCGGCAACACCGGCAACGTGGGTTTCCAGATCGGCGGCGGCGGCACCATCCCGCTGTCCTCGCTGGTCAGCGCCAAGGTCACCAGCGCGCCGCTGGTGATCAGCCACCAGCAGCAGCTGCCGGCGGTGACGCTGTCGTTCAACGTGGCGCCGGGCTACTCGCTGTCCGACGCGGTGTCGGCGATCCACCAGGTCGAGGCGCAGCTGGCATTCCCGCCCACGGTGCGCGGGGAGTTCATCGGCAAGGCGGCGGAGTTCTCCAACAGCCTCGGTGACGAGGTGCTGCTGCTGCTGGCCGCGATCGTGGTGATCTACATCGTGCTGGGCGTGCTGTACGAGAGCTACATCCACCCGCTGACGATCATCTCCACCCTGCCGCCGGCCGGCGTGGGCGCGCTTCTCGCGCTGATCCTGTTCGGCATGGACTTGTCGGTGGACGGCATCGTGGGCATCGTGCTCTTGATCGGCATCGTGAAGAAGAACGCGATCATGATGATCGACTTCGCGATCGAGGCGCAGCGCAAGGGCATGAATGCGCGCGACGCGATCCACCGCGCCTGCCTGCTGCGCTTCCGCCCGATCATGATGACCACCGCGGCGGCGATGCTGGGTGCATTGCCGCTGGCGCTGGGCAACGGCATCGGCGCCGAGCTGCGCCGGCCGCTGGGCGTCTCCATCGTCGGCGGCCTGCTGCTCTCGCAGCTGGTGACGCTGTACACCACGCCGGTGATCTACCTGTACATGGAGCGTTTCCAGGATTGGCTGCGCGCGCGTCGCGAGCGTCGCCTGCTGGCCCGCGCCCAGGCCGACGGCACGGCGCATTGA
- a CDS encoding efflux RND transporter periplasmic adaptor subunit, producing MSRFWKIALIVVAVVVLAIVAVRLLHKPSGAGKPGDAGGKDSAPPVPVTVVPVARENVPVYLTALGTVQALNTITVNPQVGGQLMSLDFTEGQPVKKGQLLAQIDPRTYQAAYDQAVGKRNQDQSLLATARSNYERSKDPKYSPYVSKIDLITQHNTVAQYEAAVAADAAAISSAKTQLDYTQIRSPIDGLAGIRGVDPGNVVTTASTIVTLTQLHPINVMFTLPEQNLDLVRKAQQEAPLQVTALDRVDAHPVATGGVLKVVDNQIDTTTGTFRLKSEFPNEKNELWPGQFVNVRLQVRVDDGALVIPAEAVQRGPDGDYVYQVQADNTVKMQPVVVAGEVGDSHVMIGTGLKAGEQVVTEGQFRLKPGSKVNPLKPGEVPPAPSAAELQKAKQQGKGGGRRGR from the coding sequence ATGTCGCGTTTTTGGAAGATCGCGCTGATCGTCGTCGCGGTGGTGGTGCTGGCCATCGTTGCCGTGCGCCTGCTGCACAAGCCCAGCGGCGCGGGGAAGCCCGGCGACGCGGGCGGCAAGGACAGTGCTCCCCCGGTGCCGGTCACCGTGGTGCCGGTGGCGCGGGAGAACGTGCCGGTCTATCTCACCGCGCTGGGCACGGTGCAGGCGCTCAACACCATCACGGTGAACCCGCAGGTGGGCGGCCAGCTGATGAGTCTCGATTTCACCGAGGGCCAGCCGGTGAAGAAGGGCCAGCTGCTGGCGCAGATCGACCCGCGCACCTACCAGGCGGCCTACGACCAGGCGGTGGGCAAGCGCAACCAGGACCAGTCGCTGCTGGCCACCGCGCGCAGCAACTACGAGCGCTCGAAGGATCCGAAGTACAGCCCGTACGTGTCGAAGATCGACCTGATCACCCAGCACAACACCGTGGCGCAGTACGAGGCGGCGGTGGCGGCCGACGCCGCGGCGATCAGCAGTGCGAAGACCCAGCTCGACTACACCCAGATCCGTTCGCCGATCGACGGGCTCGCCGGCATCCGCGGCGTGGACCCGGGCAACGTGGTGACCACCGCCAGCACCATCGTCACGCTGACCCAGCTGCACCCGATCAACGTGATGTTCACCCTGCCCGAGCAGAACCTGGACTTGGTGCGCAAGGCGCAGCAGGAGGCGCCGCTGCAGGTCACCGCGCTGGATCGCGTGGATGCGCACCCGGTCGCCACCGGCGGCGTGCTCAAGGTGGTCGACAACCAGATTGACACCACCACCGGCACGTTCCGCCTGAAGTCGGAGTTCCCGAACGAGAAGAACGAGCTGTGGCCCGGCCAGTTCGTCAACGTGCGCCTGCAGGTGCGCGTGGACGATGGCGCGCTGGTGATCCCCGCCGAGGCGGTGCAGCGCGGCCCCGACGGCGACTATGTCTACCAGGTGCAGGCCGACAACACGGTCAAGATGCAGCCGGTGGTCGTGGCCGGCGAGGTGGGCGACAGCCACGTGATGATCGGCACGGGCCTCAAGGCGGGCGAGCAGGTGGTCACCGAAGGCCAGTTCCGCCTCAAGCCCGGCAGCAAGGTCAATCCGCTGAAGCCCGGCGAGGTGCCGCCGGCGCCCAGTGCGGCGGAGTTGCAGAAGGCCAAGCAGCAGGGCAAGGGCGGCGGTCGCCGCGGCCGCTGA
- a CDS encoding c-type cytochrome: MNDSDRVFVRQFARMISGLAALTVVLILVALAIYRSEPKETDPNVQAQVAARLAPAGAVYAGNTGRAAMQAAADAAAKAAASQVAYGGTTDGKEIYGQLCHSCHTAGVAGAPKLGDKAMWAPRIAEGLDTLIKHATDGYHGPDGNFMPPKGGNPALTDAQVKAAVTWIVDQAK, translated from the coding sequence ATCAACGATTCCGACCGGGTTTTCGTGCGCCAGTTCGCCAGGATGATCAGCGGACTGGCGGCGTTGACCGTGGTGCTGATCCTGGTCGCCCTGGCGATCTACCGTAGCGAACCCAAGGAAACCGACCCGAACGTGCAGGCGCAGGTCGCCGCGCGGCTCGCGCCCGCCGGTGCCGTGTACGCCGGCAACACCGGTCGCGCCGCCATGCAGGCTGCCGCCGATGCCGCGGCCAAGGCCGCCGCCTCGCAGGTCGCCTACGGCGGCACCACCGACGGCAAGGAAATCTATGGCCAGCTGTGCCACAGCTGCCACACCGCCGGCGTCGCCGGTGCGCCCAAGCTGGGCGACAAGGCGATGTGGGCGCCGCGCATCGCCGAAGGCCTGGACACCTTGATCAAGCACGCCACCGACGGCTACCACGGTCCGGACGGCAACTTCATGCCACCCAAGGGCGGCAACCCCGCGCTCACCGACGCGCAGGTGAAGGCCGCGGTCACCTGGATCGTGGACCAGGCCAAGTAA